In a genomic window of Ralstonia nicotianae:
- the lplT gene encoding lysophospholipid transporter LplT, which produces MKKGFYTIMAAQFFSSLADNALLIAAIALLTEMHSPQWMTPLLKLFFVLSYVLLAAFVGAFADSMPKGRVMLITNAIKLAGCGVMLTGLHPLLAYGVVGFGAAAYSPAKYGLLTELLPPEKLVAANGWIEGLTVGSIILGTVLGGALISKHISTWLLSIDVPGLEAIDTPAEAAMIVIMVIYLVAALFNLRIPDTGARYPQQEKNPVRLIAEFADCFNALWRDKLGQISLAVTTLFWGAGATLQFIVLKWAERSLELNLSQGAILQAVVAVGVAAGAMAAAVKVPLRRSLDVLPVGVAMGALVMLMAFYTKHTIPDVTFHIGHMKLPLYMLIAYLFLMMVGAMSGFFVVPMNALLQHRGHVLLSAGHSIAVQNFNENVSVLLMLCLYALLIKLDVPVGVVIVAFGVFVCVTMALVMRRHRRNERVYHTAALIGEDKHH; this is translated from the coding sequence ATGAAGAAGGGCTTTTACACCATCATGGCGGCGCAGTTTTTCTCGTCGCTGGCGGACAATGCGCTGCTGATCGCGGCCATCGCCCTTCTGACCGAGATGCACTCGCCGCAGTGGATGACGCCGCTGCTCAAGCTGTTCTTCGTGCTCTCCTACGTGCTGCTGGCCGCCTTCGTCGGCGCCTTTGCCGACTCCATGCCCAAGGGCCGCGTGATGCTCATCACCAACGCCATCAAGCTGGCCGGCTGCGGCGTCATGCTGACCGGCTTGCACCCGCTGCTGGCGTACGGCGTGGTCGGCTTCGGCGCGGCGGCCTATTCGCCAGCCAAGTACGGCCTGCTGACCGAACTCCTCCCGCCCGAGAAGCTGGTCGCGGCCAACGGCTGGATCGAAGGGCTGACGGTGGGCTCGATCATCCTGGGCACGGTGCTGGGCGGCGCGCTGATCTCCAAGCACATCTCGACCTGGCTGCTGTCGATCGACGTGCCGGGGCTGGAAGCCATCGACACGCCCGCCGAGGCCGCCATGATCGTCATCATGGTGATCTACCTGGTGGCTGCGCTGTTCAACCTGCGCATTCCCGACACCGGCGCGCGCTATCCGCAGCAGGAGAAAAACCCGGTGCGCCTGATCGCCGAGTTCGCCGACTGCTTCAACGCCCTGTGGCGCGACAAGCTGGGCCAGATCTCGCTGGCGGTGACGACGCTGTTCTGGGGCGCCGGCGCGACGCTGCAGTTCATCGTGCTCAAGTGGGCGGAAAGGTCACTGGAGCTGAACCTGTCGCAGGGCGCCATCCTGCAGGCCGTGGTGGCCGTGGGCGTGGCGGCCGGAGCCATGGCCGCCGCCGTGAAGGTGCCGCTGCGCCGCTCGCTCGACGTGCTGCCGGTCGGCGTGGCGATGGGGGCGCTCGTCATGCTGATGGCGTTCTACACCAAGCACACCATCCCCGACGTGACCTTCCACATCGGCCACATGAAGCTGCCGCTGTACATGCTGATCGCCTATCTCTTCCTGATGATGGTCGGCGCCATGTCGGGCTTCTTCGTGGTGCCGATGAACGCGCTGCTGCAGCACCGCGGCCACGTGCTGCTGTCGGCGGGCCACTCGATCGCCGTGCAGAACTTCAATGAGAACGTGTCGGTGCTGCTGATGCTGTGCCTGTACGCCCTGCTGATCAAGCTGGATGTGCCGGTGGGCGTGGTGATCGTGGCGTTCGGCGTGTTCGTCTGCGTGACCATGGCGCTGGTGATGCGGCGCCATCGCCGCAACGAGCGGGTCTATCACACCGCCGCGCTGATCGGCGAAGACAAGCACCACTGA
- a CDS encoding uracil-DNA glycosylase, translated as MNRRARMLEALGVSNEWRLRGVEPAAVAVVEAEAADMVPIAGAVEAAVADAPAPRIEASPVVVAEVVPVAAPAAAAAATVADVPTDSTVPTVPTVPTVPTDSTVPTDSTDSTDSTDSTDSTDSTDSTDSTDSTDPVAPRTQRIAAFDWAQLEAAVSGCTACKLCERRTQTVFGVGDRQADWMLIGEAPGEQEDRQGEPFVGQAGKLLDSMLRAIGLSRETGVFIANVLKCRPPGNRDPEPDEVAMCDPYLKRQIALIKPRVIVVLGRFAAQSLLQTQTPVGKLRGKVHEVDGVPVVVTYHPAYLLRTLTDKARAWEDLCLARKVYAERGGV; from the coding sequence ATGAACCGTCGAGCCCGCATGCTGGAAGCGCTGGGCGTGTCCAATGAATGGCGCCTGCGTGGCGTTGAGCCGGCCGCAGTGGCCGTTGTCGAGGCCGAGGCGGCCGACATGGTTCCGATTGCCGGGGCGGTCGAGGCAGCCGTGGCCGACGCGCCGGCTCCGCGCATCGAAGCATCCCCCGTCGTTGTGGCTGAAGTCGTGCCGGTGGCCGCGCCTGCTGCTGCTGCCGCCGCGACCGTCGCCGACGTCCCGACCGACTCGACCGTCCCGACCGTCCCGACCGTCCCGACCGTCCCGACCGACTCGACCGTCCCGACCGACTCGACCGACTCGACCGACTCGACCGACTCGACCGACTCGACCGACTCGACCGACTCGACCGACTCGACCGACTCGACCGACCCCGTGGCGCCGCGCACACAGCGCATCGCCGCGTTCGACTGGGCGCAGCTGGAAGCGGCCGTCTCTGGCTGCACCGCGTGCAAGCTGTGCGAGCGCCGCACGCAGACCGTGTTCGGCGTCGGCGACCGCCAGGCCGACTGGATGCTGATCGGCGAGGCCCCCGGCGAGCAGGAGGACCGGCAGGGCGAGCCCTTCGTCGGCCAGGCCGGCAAGCTGCTCGACAGCATGCTGCGCGCGATCGGCCTGTCGCGCGAGACCGGCGTGTTCATCGCCAACGTGCTCAAATGCCGCCCGCCCGGCAACCGCGATCCGGAGCCGGACGAGGTGGCGATGTGCGATCCGTACCTCAAGCGCCAGATCGCGCTGATCAAGCCGCGCGTGATCGTTGTGCTGGGCCGCTTCGCCGCGCAGAGCCTGCTGCAGACCCAGACGCCGGTCGGCAAGCTGCGCGGCAAGGTGCACGAGGTGGATGGCGTGCCGGTGGTGGTCACCTATCACCCGGCCTATCTGCTGCGTACCCTGACCGACAAGGCGCGCGCATGGGAAGACCTGTGCCTGGCGCGCAAGGTCTATGCCGAGCGCGGCGGGGTGTAG
- the rimI gene encoding ribosomal protein S18-alanine N-acetyltransferase: protein MSQVQVDRALAGLIVRAPLPAGWRAERMSALDVAAVAAVEQAAFAFPWSRGNFEDSLKSGHLGIVLRDGGNQVAGYLILMPVVDEMHLLNVTVAPAWQRQGLGRWLLRAAQALTLAHGFASLLLEVRPSNAGAIALYRRVGFAEIGRRKRYYPAENNTREDALVMRIACEAGGVEAA, encoded by the coding sequence ATGAGCCAGGTCCAGGTCGACCGGGCCCTCGCCGGCCTCATTGTCCGCGCGCCGCTGCCCGCCGGCTGGCGCGCCGAGCGGATGTCCGCGCTGGACGTGGCCGCCGTGGCGGCAGTCGAGCAGGCGGCATTCGCCTTTCCGTGGTCGCGCGGCAATTTCGAGGATTCGCTCAAGTCGGGCCACCTCGGCATCGTGCTGCGCGACGGCGGCAACCAGGTTGCCGGCTACCTGATCCTGATGCCGGTGGTGGATGAGATGCACCTGCTGAACGTGACCGTGGCGCCCGCCTGGCAGCGGCAGGGGCTGGGCCGCTGGCTACTGCGCGCCGCGCAGGCGCTGACGCTGGCGCACGGCTTCGCCAGCCTGCTGCTGGAAGTGCGGCCGTCCAATGCCGGCGCGATCGCGCTGTATCGCCGCGTCGGGTTTGCCGAGATCGGCCGGCGCAAGCGCTACTACCCGGCCGAGAACAACACGCGGGAAGACGCGCTGGTGATGCGCATCGCCTGCGAAGCCGGCGGCGTGGAGGCGGCATGA
- the tsaB gene encoding tRNA (adenosine(37)-N6)-threonylcarbamoyltransferase complex dimerization subunit type 1 TsaB: MPWILAFDTSTEFCSVALGDGTRTLFRHEHTGARSSSRVLPAAGELLAEAGIALGDCAAIAFGAGPGSFTGLRTACGVAQGLAFGAGLPVVPVNSLMACAEQTRAALPVGTAVTVALDARMDECYWASFVPVAEDASGWHALSAVQVSAPQAVAPPQQPYWLAGNAAAVFGDRLAAATGATGAAAVLPDVAPHAREIVTLGLRLLAAGHTVRPEDAAPLYVRDKVALTIEERQAVQQAKAAAGARA, encoded by the coding sequence ATGCCCTGGATCCTTGCCTTCGATACCTCCACCGAATTCTGTTCCGTTGCCCTCGGTGACGGCACGCGCACGCTGTTTCGCCACGAACACACCGGCGCGCGCTCCAGCAGCCGCGTGCTGCCCGCCGCCGGCGAACTGCTGGCCGAAGCCGGCATCGCCCTGGGCGACTGCGCGGCCATCGCGTTCGGCGCCGGGCCCGGTTCGTTCACCGGCCTGCGGACCGCATGCGGCGTGGCGCAGGGCCTGGCCTTCGGCGCCGGCCTGCCGGTGGTGCCGGTCAACTCGCTGATGGCCTGCGCCGAGCAGACGCGCGCCGCGCTGCCGGTCGGCACCGCCGTCACCGTGGCGCTGGATGCCCGCATGGACGAGTGCTACTGGGCCAGCTTCGTGCCCGTGGCCGAAGACGCCTCCGGCTGGCACGCGCTGTCGGCCGTCCAGGTGAGCGCGCCGCAGGCCGTGGCGCCGCCGCAGCAGCCGTACTGGCTGGCGGGCAACGCCGCCGCGGTGTTCGGTGATCGGCTCGCTGCCGCGACCGGCGCGACCGGCGCGGCCGCCGTGCTGCCCGACGTGGCGCCGCACGCGCGCGAGATCGTCACCCTCGGGCTGCGCCTGCTGGCCGCCGGCCACACGGTGCGCCCGGAAGACGCCGCGCCGCTGTACGTGCGCGACAAGGTCGCGCTGACCATCGAAGAGCGCCAGGCCGTGCAGCAGGCCAAGGCCGCCGCGGGTGCGCGGGCATGA
- a CDS encoding acyl-CoA-binding protein: MSDLQTRFEQAQTDVKSLSERPSNMTLLRLYALFKQGSEGDVHGDKPGFTDIVGRYKYEAWAGLKGLLQDDARQKYIDLVEELKSGATT, from the coding sequence ATGAGCGACCTGCAAACCCGTTTCGAACAGGCCCAAACCGACGTCAAGAGTCTGTCCGAGCGCCCCAGCAACATGACGCTGCTGCGCCTGTACGCCCTCTTCAAGCAAGGCAGCGAAGGCGACGTCCACGGCGACAAGCCTGGCTTCACCGACATCGTCGGCCGCTACAAGTACGAAGCCTGGGCGGGCCTGAAGGGCCTCTTGCAGGACGACGCCCGGCAGAAGTACATTGATCTCGTCGAAGAACTGAAGAGCGGCGCGACGACCTGA
- a CDS encoding DHA2 family efflux MFS transporter permease subunit, which yields MATFTPTLETLRARHGERFKWLVLFTLTVGTVSSIISATIVNVAIPDLSRHFVLGQERAQWVSASFMVAMTLAMLLTPWLLLRFGLRRTFIGALLLLGVGGLVGGLSPTYGVMIAMRVVGGVAAGIMQPLPNILILRVFPEREQGKAFGLFGFGVVLAPALGPSLGGFLVELFGWRSIFFVVVPFTLLGWAMARRFMAINSSMAGEPKPLDWRGLLLVGAATVALLNGLVELHADATRGVALMAVSAVCLAMFLFWQRRVESPLLDLRLFSYRQFAMGAVVAFIYGAGLYGSTYLLPVYMQVALAYTPSSAGLVLLPPGLALAATIVVAGRLTSRIEPYRLVSFGLAALAVSFLLMTTNTRATGYLLLIGIAAIGRVGLGFVLPSLSLGAMRGVDFTLIPQGSSAVNFLRQLGGAIGVSATGIFLQWRLAARGIGAVGGVAVDPEARIVACDETFVFLGVLCALAVAAAWRMRRREPAAVVSAGVGP from the coding sequence ATGGCGACCTTCACGCCCACGCTGGAAACCCTGCGCGCGCGCCATGGCGAGCGCTTCAAGTGGCTGGTGCTGTTCACGCTGACGGTGGGCACGGTGTCGTCGATCATTTCCGCCACCATCGTCAACGTGGCGATTCCCGATCTGAGCCGGCATTTCGTGCTGGGCCAGGAGCGCGCGCAGTGGGTCTCGGCCAGCTTCATGGTGGCGATGACGCTGGCGATGCTGCTCACGCCGTGGCTGCTGCTGCGCTTCGGGCTGCGGCGCACCTTCATCGGCGCGCTGCTGTTGCTGGGCGTGGGCGGGCTGGTCGGCGGGCTGTCGCCCACCTACGGCGTGATGATCGCCATGCGGGTGGTGGGGGGCGTGGCGGCGGGCATCATGCAGCCGCTGCCCAATATCCTGATCCTGCGCGTGTTTCCGGAGCGCGAGCAGGGCAAGGCGTTCGGGCTGTTCGGCTTCGGCGTGGTGCTGGCGCCGGCGCTCGGGCCCAGCCTTGGCGGCTTCCTGGTGGAGCTGTTCGGCTGGCGCTCGATCTTCTTCGTGGTGGTGCCATTCACGCTGCTGGGCTGGGCGATGGCGCGCCGTTTCATGGCGATCAACTCGTCGATGGCCGGCGAGCCCAAGCCGCTCGACTGGCGCGGCCTGCTGCTGGTGGGCGCGGCGACGGTCGCGCTGCTCAACGGCCTGGTCGAACTGCACGCCGATGCCACGCGCGGCGTCGCGCTGATGGCCGTGTCGGCGGTGTGCCTGGCGATGTTCCTGTTCTGGCAGCGCCGCGTGGAATCGCCGCTGCTCGATCTGCGGCTGTTCAGCTACCGGCAGTTCGCCATGGGCGCCGTGGTGGCGTTCATCTACGGCGCGGGGCTGTATGGCTCGACCTACCTGTTGCCGGTGTACATGCAGGTGGCGCTCGCCTACACGCCGTCGAGCGCCGGGCTGGTGCTGCTGCCGCCCGGGCTGGCGCTGGCCGCGACGATCGTCGTGGCCGGGCGCCTGACCAGCCGGATCGAGCCGTACCGGCTGGTGTCGTTCGGGCTGGCGGCGCTGGCCGTGTCCTTCCTGCTGATGACGACCAACACCCGCGCCACCGGCTATCTGCTGCTGATCGGCATCGCCGCGATCGGGCGGGTCGGGCTGGGCTTCGTGCTGCCGTCGCTGAGCCTGGGCGCCATGCGCGGGGTCGATTTCACGCTGATCCCGCAGGGCTCCAGCGCCGTCAACTTCCTGCGCCAGCTGGGCGGGGCGATCGGCGTGTCGGCCACGGGCATCTTCCTGCAATGGCGGCTGGCCGCGCGCGGCATCGGTGCGGTGGGCGGCGTGGCGGTGGACCCGGAGGCGCGCATCGTGGCGTGCGACGAGACCTTCGTCTTCCTGGGCGTGCTGTGCGCGCTGGCGGTGGCGGCGGCCTGGCGCATGCGCCGGCGCGAGCCGGCCGCCGTGGTGTCGGCCGGCGTGGGGCCATAA
- a CDS encoding SRPBCC family protein — MRFEHLVEVNDPLNPLMDALTLNQIWQGLVLRVLEPTEFVEGLDEGIITARGEGWVERELRFGKARIQDRVTLEPHQRVTYTTAATGEHAGGSLTMTIETNEANAAFIRFVYDTTLPSADETGDTRYAEIVKSAYREADIDTVRRIREFAAIGRLG, encoded by the coding sequence TTGCGTTTCGAACACCTGGTGGAAGTCAACGACCCACTCAACCCCCTGATGGACGCGCTCACGCTCAACCAGATCTGGCAGGGCCTGGTACTGCGCGTGCTGGAGCCGACCGAATTCGTCGAGGGCCTGGACGAGGGCATCATCACCGCGCGGGGCGAGGGCTGGGTCGAGCGCGAACTGCGTTTCGGCAAGGCGCGCATCCAGGATCGCGTGACGCTGGAGCCCCACCAGCGCGTCACCTACACCACCGCCGCCACCGGCGAGCACGCCGGCGGGTCGCTCACCATGACGATCGAGACCAACGAGGCCAACGCCGCCTTCATCCGCTTCGTCTACGACACCACGCTGCCCAGCGCCGACGAGACCGGCGACACGCGCTACGCCGAGATCGTCAAGTCGGCCTATCGCGAAGCCGACATCGACACCGTGCGCCGCATCCGCGAATTCGCAGCCATCGGCCGCCTCGGCTGA
- the aceB gene encoding malate synthase A yields MELTLPQGMEIKAEILPAYEDILTPEALALVARLHRAFEPRRQQLLAERAERVKRLDAGERPDFLPETRHIREGDWTIAPIPPALECRRVEITGPVEAKMVINAFNSGADSYMTDFEDSNAPSWHNQIQGQVNLKAAIRRTLTLESGGKSYKLNDKIATLQVRPRGWHLDEKHVTVDGQRVSGGIFDFALFLFHNAREQLARGAGPFFYLPKMESHLEARLWNDVFIAAQDALGLPRGTIKATVLIETILAAFEMDEILYELREHSAGLNAGRWDYIFSCIKKFKVDQNFCLADRARVTMTSPFMRAYALLLLKTCHKRNAPAMGGMSALIPIKNDPEKNAIAMQGIINDKKRDATDGYDGGWVAHPGLVEAAMKEFVDVLGDAPNQIGKQRPDVNVAAADLLNFQPEQPITEAGLRMNINVGIHYLGAWLAGNGCVPIHNLMEDAATAEISRSQVWQWIRSPKGTLEDGTKVTAELVRKLIPEELAKVKADGAVGHFDRAAQIFEQMSTSESFSEFLTLPLYEEL; encoded by the coding sequence ATGGAGCTGACGCTGCCCCAAGGCATGGAGATCAAGGCCGAGATCCTGCCGGCCTACGAAGACATCCTGACCCCCGAGGCCCTGGCCCTCGTCGCCAGGCTGCACCGGGCCTTCGAGCCGCGCCGCCAGCAGCTGCTGGCCGAGCGCGCCGAGCGCGTCAAGCGCCTCGATGCCGGCGAGCGCCCGGACTTCCTGCCCGAGACCCGGCACATCCGCGAGGGCGACTGGACCATCGCCCCGATCCCGCCCGCGCTGGAATGCCGCCGCGTGGAGATCACCGGCCCGGTCGAGGCCAAGATGGTCATCAACGCGTTCAATTCGGGCGCGGACAGCTACATGACCGACTTCGAGGATTCGAACGCCCCGAGCTGGCACAACCAGATCCAGGGCCAGGTCAACCTGAAGGCCGCCATCCGCCGCACGCTCACGCTGGAGTCGGGCGGCAAGTCGTACAAGCTCAACGACAAGATCGCCACGCTGCAGGTGCGCCCGCGCGGCTGGCACCTCGACGAGAAGCACGTGACGGTGGACGGCCAGCGCGTCTCGGGCGGCATCTTCGACTTCGCGCTGTTCCTCTTCCACAACGCGCGCGAACAGCTCGCGCGCGGCGCCGGTCCGTTCTTCTACTTGCCGAAGATGGAGAGCCACCTGGAGGCGCGCCTGTGGAACGACGTCTTCATCGCCGCGCAAGACGCGCTCGGCCTGCCGCGGGGCACCATCAAGGCCACCGTGCTGATCGAGACCATCCTCGCCGCGTTCGAGATGGACGAGATCCTGTATGAGCTGCGCGAGCACAGCGCGGGCCTGAACGCCGGCCGCTGGGACTACATCTTCTCGTGCATCAAGAAGTTCAAGGTGGACCAGAACTTCTGCCTGGCCGACCGCGCCCGCGTCACGATGACTTCGCCGTTCATGCGCGCCTACGCGCTGCTGCTGCTCAAGACCTGCCACAAGCGCAACGCACCGGCCATGGGCGGCATGAGCGCGCTGATCCCGATCAAGAACGATCCGGAGAAGAACGCCATCGCCATGCAGGGCATCATCAACGACAAGAAGCGCGACGCCACCGACGGCTACGACGGCGGCTGGGTGGCGCACCCGGGCCTGGTCGAGGCGGCCATGAAGGAATTCGTCGACGTGCTGGGCGATGCCCCCAACCAGATCGGCAAGCAGCGCCCCGACGTGAACGTGGCCGCCGCCGACCTGCTGAACTTCCAGCCCGAGCAGCCCATCACCGAGGCCGGCCTGCGCATGAACATCAACGTCGGCATCCACTACCTGGGCGCCTGGCTGGCCGGCAACGGCTGCGTGCCGATCCACAACCTGATGGAAGACGCGGCCACGGCCGAGATCTCGCGCTCGCAGGTGTGGCAGTGGATCCGCTCGCCCAAGGGCACGCTGGAAGACGGCACCAAGGTCACGGCCGAGCTGGTGCGCAAGCTGATCCCCGAGGAGCTGGCCAAGGTGAAGGCGGACGGCGCGGTGGGCCACTTCGATCGCGCCGCGCAGATCTTCGAGCAGATGTCCACGTCGGAGTCGTTCTCGGAATTCCTGACGCTGCCGCTGTACGAAGAACTCTGA
- a CDS encoding haloacid dehalogenase type II translates to MTSIRAVVFDAYGTLFDVYSVAARAEQLFPGKGEALSVLWRDRQIDYTRIRSLAGPSGEHYKPFWDVTVDALRYACARLNLPLGNHAEATLMREYACLSAFPENVPVLRQLREMGLPLGILSNGNPQMLVIAVKSAGMSGLFDHVLSVDAVRLYKTAPAAYALAPRAFGVPAAQILFVSSNGWDACGATWHGFTTFWINRLGHPPEALDVAPAAAGHDMRDLLQFVQARQSMR, encoded by the coding sequence ATGACTTCGATTCGCGCGGTGGTGTTCGATGCCTACGGCACGCTGTTCGACGTGTATTCGGTGGCCGCGCGCGCCGAGCAGCTGTTTCCCGGCAAGGGCGAGGCGCTGTCGGTGCTGTGGCGCGACCGGCAGATCGACTACACCCGCATCCGTTCGCTGGCGGGACCCTCGGGCGAGCACTACAAACCGTTCTGGGACGTCACCGTCGACGCGCTGCGCTATGCGTGCGCGCGGCTGAACCTGCCGCTCGGCAACCACGCCGAGGCCACGCTGATGCGCGAATACGCGTGCCTGTCGGCGTTTCCGGAGAACGTGCCGGTGCTCCGGCAGTTGCGTGAGATGGGGCTGCCGCTGGGCATCCTGTCCAACGGCAATCCGCAGATGCTGGTGATCGCCGTCAAGAGCGCGGGCATGTCGGGGCTGTTCGACCACGTGCTGTCGGTGGATGCGGTCAGGCTGTACAAGACCGCGCCGGCCGCATACGCGCTGGCGCCGCGGGCGTTCGGCGTGCCGGCCGCGCAGATCCTGTTCGTGTCGTCCAACGGCTGGGATGCCTGCGGCGCGACGTGGCACGGCTTCACGACGTTCTGGATCAACCGCCTGGGGCATCCGCCCGAGGCGCTGGATGTGGCGCCCGCCGCGGCCGGCCACGACATGCGGGACCTGCTGCAGTTCGTGCAGGCCCGGCAATCCATGCGGTAG
- a CDS encoding LysR family transcriptional regulator — MAHFKQLETFVAVATRGSLSAAAAAEGVAPAIIGRRIDALEERLGVKLLVRTTRRITLTFEGSAFLEDCQRILNDLHNAEASVSAGGVKASGHLRVTAPAGFGRRHVAPMVPDFLAAHPDVSITLDLGDRIVDLVNEGFDCAIRLGDLPDSSLVSIRLWENRRVVVAAPAYLERRGRPEQLEQLAGHNCLAFGASANVQRGWVFQQGGKTVTVKVGGTMECTDGAVLREWCLQGHGLAWRSWWEVGHDIATGRLVTVLDAFEAPPIGIHAVFPQRKHLPLRVRLLIDFLKNTYGNPAYWRRADPTLLTD, encoded by the coding sequence ATGGCCCATTTCAAGCAGCTCGAAACCTTCGTCGCCGTGGCCACGCGCGGCAGCCTCTCCGCCGCGGCCGCCGCCGAGGGCGTGGCGCCGGCCATCATCGGCCGCCGCATCGACGCGCTGGAAGAGCGCCTGGGCGTGAAGCTGCTGGTGCGCACCACGCGGCGCATCACGCTCACCTTCGAGGGCTCGGCCTTCCTGGAAGATTGCCAGCGCATCCTCAACGACCTGCACAACGCCGAAGCCAGCGTGTCGGCCGGCGGCGTCAAGGCCAGCGGCCACCTGCGCGTGACGGCCCCGGCCGGCTTCGGCCGCCGCCATGTCGCGCCGATGGTGCCGGACTTCCTGGCCGCGCATCCGGACGTATCGATCACGCTCGACCTGGGCGACCGCATCGTCGATCTGGTCAACGAAGGCTTCGACTGCGCCATTCGCCTGGGCGACCTGCCGGATTCGAGCCTGGTGTCGATCCGCCTGTGGGAAAACCGCCGCGTGGTGGTGGCCGCGCCCGCCTACCTGGAGCGGCGCGGCCGGCCCGAGCAGCTTGAGCAGCTCGCCGGCCACAACTGCCTGGCCTTCGGCGCCAGCGCCAACGTGCAGCGCGGCTGGGTGTTCCAGCAAGGCGGCAAGACCGTTACCGTCAAGGTGGGCGGCACCATGGAGTGCACCGACGGCGCGGTGCTGCGCGAATGGTGCCTGCAAGGACACGGCCTGGCCTGGCGCTCGTGGTGGGAGGTCGGCCACGACATCGCCACCGGCCGGCTGGTGACCGTGCTCGATGCCTTCGAGGCGCCGCCGATCGGCATCCATGCGGTGTTTCCGCAGCGCAAGCACCTGCCGCTGCGGGTGCGGCTGCTCATCGATTTCCTGAAGAACACCTACGGCAATCCGGCCTACTGGCGCCGCGCCGATCCGACCCTGCTTACGGATTAG
- a CDS encoding universal stress protein produces the protein MFQHILIPTDGSELSRKAVAGALDFAKTLGARLTAYTCLEEYPYTPFSEIVVETPQAFKERVEAQARVVLKDVEDTARAAGIDCDTDMSCFAVPYMGIIDAAERHGCDVIFMASHGRRGLAGLLLGSETQKVLTHTAIPVIVYR, from the coding sequence ATGTTCCAGCACATCCTCATCCCGACCGATGGTTCGGAGCTGTCGCGCAAAGCGGTGGCGGGCGCGCTCGACTTTGCCAAGACGCTCGGCGCGCGCCTGACGGCGTACACCTGCCTGGAGGAATATCCGTACACGCCCTTCTCCGAGATCGTGGTGGAGACGCCTCAGGCCTTCAAGGAGCGCGTGGAGGCGCAGGCGCGCGTGGTCCTCAAGGACGTGGAGGACACCGCCCGCGCCGCCGGCATCGACTGCGACACCGACATGTCGTGCTTTGCCGTGCCCTACATGGGCATCATCGACGCGGCGGAGCGCCATGGCTGCGACGTCATCTTCATGGCGTCGCACGGCCGGCGGGGGCTGGCCGGGCTGCTGCTGGGCAGCGAGACGCAGAAGGTGCTCACGCACACGGCGATCCCGGTGATCGTCTACCGCTGA